ACCAACCAGAATATCCCCAATACGAAACCCAGAGCTGTAAAAAGGAAAAGAAATAACTGAACAAACTTATACCCTAAAAAACCAACCAAAGTGGGCCCTGGTAAATAATATGCCAAATAGTGAGAAAAATAGAGTTTCTCCCCATCTACTTCATAGCTTACAGGCCAAGGCAATTCTGACAAATCCTTTACCATGGTATTGACCTTGTCCAAATCCGATACTTGGTAACCTACACCACCAGTTCCCGAAAAACTAAACCAAATCCCGAGCAAAACTAAAGTGGCAATTACCCAACGTAGGCTATACCTCTCTACTTGACGAAAATCTAAATCCTTGATAAAATTATAAATTCCTAAAATGAGTAACCCGCATAAGGGAATGGCATAAATAGGCTTCACCCAACCAATGAAGAAAGGGAAAAAGGGAAAAACAACATAAGCCAGCGTGACTATCTTCAGCCAAGCAATAGAAACTCGCATGCTTTTTTTGTTCAAATTTAAGGAAGCTTTACTACTAAAGGTAAAAAAATGCAATTTTCAATGAACCTTGCTGATTAGTGTTAAATTTGCTTTTGATTCCAATATCCAAAAAACACATGCCAAAATCGCTCCTTCTGGTTGTTCCCTGTTACAATGAAGAAGAAATACTTCTAAATTCTTTTGACATACTTGAGAAGTATCTAAATGGTCTCATCGCAAAAGGTCTTGTCAGTGACAATAGCAAGGTTTGCATGGTAGATGATGGGAGCAAAGACAATACATGGCAAATCATTGGAGACTTATGTGCTAAAAGCCCTTTGGCTGCATCACTAAAACTCTCCAAGAATTTCGGGCATCAATCTGCAGTTCTTGCTGGCCTATTGGAGACAAAAGACCTGTATGATTTTTTTATCACGATTGATGCAGACTTACAAGATGACATTGCGGTAATTGAAGAAATGGTCATCAAACATAGCGAAGGAGCTAAGGTTGTATATGGAGTGAGAAACGATCGCACTTCAGATAGCTTTTTCAAACGCTTTACCGCAGAGTCCTTTTACACCTTGATGCTAAAAATGGGTGTTCCAGTTATTCATAACCATGCCGATTTTAGACTTATGGATAAAATTGTAA
This portion of the Spirosomataceae bacterium TFI 002 genome encodes:
- a CDS encoding Glycosyltransferase involved in cell wall bisynthesis, which gives rise to MPKSLLLVVPCYNEEEILLNSFDILEKYLNGLIAKGLVSDNSKVCMVDDGSKDNTWQIIGDLCAKSPLAASLKLSKNFGHQSAVLAGLLETKDLYDFFITIDADLQDDIAVIEEMVIKHSEGAKVVYGVRNDRTSDSFFKRFTAESFYTLMLKMGVPVIHNHADFRLMDKIVINELESYKEVNLFLRGIIPTIGFKSEKVFYARKEREAGESKYPLSKMLAFAWNGITSFSTTPMRIVLWFGFFNFLLALGITVYVIASKIMGTTVQGWTSTLLPMAYFSGSNMIAIGLVGEYLGKVYQEIKARPRYIIEERKNLG